The stretch of DNA CAAAATTTGGCGGTTGCTCTTATTAATATCAGCCAATATATGCCAAAGAGCTCGCCTCAACCGAGAAACAGGCACTTTAATGACAGCCATGAAATTGATATCCCAAAATGTGACAAAGAAGTCATTGCAGCATAACCTTTGAATAAGCTTTGACGTTTATCCATTGTATTGTTAAAAACTATCCATTGTTAACAACGGTTGCACTCGTCAGTCACAAATCAGAGCATTCCATGGTATTTAACTCCACCCCATGCCGTCAATTTTCCGTTGATTTAAACTTTTTCAGGTCTTCAAGCGAAATCCAGGAGATATTTTAAACGAGGCTGATAAGTATTTTAAAAGTATCTTAAGTTTTATTAAAGTGCTGGTTATGATAGCTGTATTGGATTCCTGTCAGACACTTTATTATATAAGGAAGACAAAAGGATTTGTACAAATTCAATTATCTCTGCGATCTGATGCGGTTTACCCACTGTGGTCGCGACAGTGGGCTTTCCTCCCGTACAAgccctctgattggtcgagcCGTGCAATCTTGATGTCCTTCCAAACCTTTCAAACGTCGCATGGTAACCGACTTTAAATGGAATTAACATCCGGTCTAAACAATTTCCCTAAATGATCTGACCGTTACAAAATGGCTTTCAACTGTTAACAGGTCTAACGGAACCGAGAAGACACCTGTGCGGGTCAAGGTGTAATACTGGGGATCTCCCCTAGCGGGACTTTGCGGGATTACGCGAGAGCATCATGTTATATCGGGCGGTTTGGATAGACGCCAAAATGAAATTTTAGGTATATTCTGGTTAGTACTCTCTTGCAAAGGTGGCGAGTGGACTTGATTGCGTGAACAGCAGATGTTGTAAAGTTTACGTTTGCCTTGGTCTTGCGTCTAAATACCAGGTTTATTAATACGGGAAAAGGTGAGTGTAATAACTGAAAGCTGCGCCTTTTCTCGCGTGAACTCACGGATTAATTTGCGTTTATGAGAACAAGATAATTGTTTCCTTTGTAATAACACCGCTATCGGTAGTCTTTGCACTATGATTCTAGTTCACCGATAAACTTAGTATTTCGCTTGTCTTGTGAGGATGAACCACACATTTCCCATTTTTctattctttattcttttctgCTTCTAGAAAATACCCATTTTAGTAGAGTCAATTTTTTGCTTCGAACGAGTGATTTCAAGGAATCATaataaggaaaaataaaaaaattatttctatTAGTTTGATACTTTTGTATCATTGGTTCTCAGTTCAAATTTCACAGATGCATATGGCATTTTATATGTGAATTCGATGTTCAATATTTACCTTAAAGTTGTGTAGCTATTCAATCATCAAATATGTCTTCGATACAAAGATAACAGAGCTAGCAACGGTACTTGATAGTTAATTTAGATCTGGCCATAGAGCTTTTGTGAACAATTCAACTAAATTGATAGACTAATGTTAATTTTGTGATAGAATCCCCTAGATTCTTTTAACCTTGGATAGTTAAGGCTTTGCAAACGCTTCGATTTTACACAGCTATATGCAGTGTTTAAaattcaaaagtaaaaaattgactactgttttatttattttttaatcccATTTTGAGAAAATTTGCCGTAGGCCAACACTCAAAACGTTTTATTTGTTAGTATTTTAAATTGAACGCAATTAACTAAATGTATGCTATCCGTATTAAAGTTCAGCTGGGGTACGCTTATTAAGTAAGCGGAGCTTAGTAGGCAGTGCACGAATCAATTTAcagttatttaaaaaaagcagaattaaaaaacgaagaaaaaaataattgtacCCGCGGTATTTTTTCAACAAGACGCTAACATTGCCATGTGTAATAACCACAAGATGGCATATTACAAATTACAAAAGTTAACcttgttttttattagaacTTTAGAATTCTGTAcgaaaaaataacaagctCTCTCCATCAAGTTTCCTGTGAAGTTATCATGTTCTGTTTATGATAATATTATTACTTTCCGTGCTTTTTCTAGTATCTTTTTGGTAATTTCCCAGCGGGCCTTTCTCAGTGACCACCTGTAAATCTTGCCACAGATGCCATTTGTTGTCGTTCGTGGCAGACgtaccacagggtgaccacaTTCTATGGTCAATGATAATCTTCCCGCCAAAAAATGCTTGAGCGCGtgctttttttgtcttttcatATAACAGAGTAAAAATCTACCTCTCATTTGCTCATTTGCTTCGAAGATATTTTGGCAGAAGTTTTTCTGGTATCTACAAAGTACGTTCGATCAAAATGTATATGCAaggttttgattttttaaattctGCTTTGAGATTTGAAGCATTTGAAAAGGAGAAGAGAAAGTTTttgcaaaatattttatttcgacttctttttccttgtttttagAATATCATTTCCGCAtttaacaaaagaaaacaattaacGCAGctataacaataaaaatttcTTATAGTCTTCTTCTGTTCCGTTTTAtgcttttgttgtttgtattttttttaattcaaacaAATATTATTGCACGTCTTGTTCTATTTTAATCTTCCACGCGTCTCTGTGTCACATGAAGCACAAATTATACATTTCGCGAGATCTTCGTTAATTATTTAACATTTTGGCTTTTTACTGATACTTCTCTCGGCGGAGCTGGagcccaaaataaatcaaagCTCGAAATGTCTGGAGATCTAATATCACAATTACTTATCTTCCATATATATAAATTAAATAATTCAGAGTAAAATAGAGCtcaaataaatatatagaGCCCAAGTTTTAAGAGCAAATGGAAGGTTTTGGTGTTAAAACTTAGAGTACCGGTTCTCGTTCTCTGAATGAGATGTCGTACGATGGTCCTTGTGGCCATGAAAATTTAATCAGCCGCTCTAGAGAAACCCGTCGCCTGTTAAGTAATCATGCAGACGTAATCCCCTCATATCTGGCTTGTATACCATATCTggcttttatattttatattaatcACTCACATTGCCGTGAGCGCTTTGATTTTGAAATTTGTGCCGTGAAGGAATCTCCTCTATGTTACTCTGCATTACGCTGTGatcttttattgttttcacacACAGGTTTCAGTTATCTTGTTATAGATATTTCTAAGGAATTCCGTATCAAAGGATGGCAGCAAATTGTAATCTAAGGAATTGAAATTACGTATTTCTTTTCTGAACCTTTTTACGCTGGCATATAGTGCTCTCAAATTAACCTTCTTGTTTCTTTATGAAACCTCAAGATTAGAACTTTCACCTCAACGTGAGGGAATCCTAATTGAATATCTTGACAAAACAAAGTATTGTTGTAGAATGGCTTTGCCTACCCAAGACGTTTTTACGGCGACCTGATTGGTCCTTGTTTTGTGTCGTATTTTGACTGACTGTGAGTGTTAAATAGAAGATGAGTTAAGTCAAAGCACCCGTGAAAATGTTGCTTAGAAATGTACCGATAATCCACTCAAATACACTTCTACTTTTCTACAAGTCTCGCCTGAAAGAGGAAATGGAGCAGCTTTAAAttttttgacaaaaacaaagttgATTCTAAGGAACAAAATCTCTGaataatgttatttttatcaCTGTGAGCGTTCTGTTACTCCTGGCTTCTTCAAAAAGTGTAATATTCATGTTTAGTAGTTGTTGTGCTTTTAAAATGGAGTCTTGTCGTCTTCGAGTCATAAGGTAAACGAGACATTGTGTTAAAGTAATTAGTTCAATGTCAAACGATTATCGTCTAGTTTGTATTTGTTGATCTATTGCGACAATTAAGTCATTAAGAGCGCTCGGAATTGTTTCACTGTATTGTGTGTACTGTTTCACTATATTTCGTGTACTGTTTCACTAAATTCCGTGTACTGATTTGTTACGTTACGTGCACGGTTTTGTTGTGTTATAAAATACGCATTGCGTACAGTAAATCTATCATTAGCTGGGATTAACAAAATACAATTTTATTTGCAATAAACTAGACAGCAGTCCTTTTACTGTCGAAATACGATCATGGAAGTTTATTTATAATCGTACTTGAAAGTTGTTTTACTATACTAACCTCTGTTCACCCGACCggaccgttttttttttttttcttgctgttCTATCGTAGATTTTGGTGTTATATTATTCCTGAATAGCACTAGGATCTCTCTCCCCAGGGTTATTTGACTTCTTTGTAGTTCTATCGTAGAGTACGGTGTTGCTCAATATTTTCCACAACGCTAAAAGAAGGAATTGTAACATCTTACATGATGACTTGTACTGGACGCTTTTAATAGTACTGGTTGCCTCCTAAGGCAGGCCGTAGAATCCAGGAAAGAATGAATGCCGATGatagggaggggggaggggcatcCAGCTTTAAGATAGTATATGCTTCATGGATGAATGCCATATACggttaaaggaaagtaaagaGTGGTCTAACCATTTAATTTTGGATTTCTATCGAGCTTATGGAAATCGCGCGCTATTAAAATTGCAACTTTATCATTTATAAAGTTGGAGGTTTCAGAGAAGGGACTGAGGCTAACACCCATTCATTCGTGATATTTTTTGTACTTTAGGAGGAAGCTGGCAAGAATGCTGCGTCCATCAGAATTGATCAACTCCATTTTCGTTCTCTGCTCCCTTTTGCTTCTAACGGAGTGCTCGCTTATCAGTAAGTATGccttcatcccccccccccccccctacacacacacacacacacacgccaCGCCACCGCTCCATTCAGTATTTTACAGATTTTTCATTGGAAAAGTCTCGATTTATTATCGGAAAGGTATCGATTAGTATTCCGCGCACGCCCTCTCCCCTGGGCAAACGTGTACTGCTGCTATGTTCATTTAAATAGCACTTGTCAgctacacctttgttattgttttcattgaataTATGAAGGCACATTATTTGATGAAATCTCTAAATAactatctaaaaacaaagtgttatactttatttaccaaattcaatcgaaaatatcgcattggcttccTCAAATccgccgatggaaatggatgcttttttacACTTAGTACTTTGcttggatgacaaaatggcggctgacagaggcTGTCAATGTTTTCAGTATAGATGCATCTGTAGCGACACACCGGCAAGTAATCTTATTGGTTGCTTTTTAGTTGCTTGGAATACGCAAAATGAACTTAAAATTGATTAAAACATACGGACAATTCTTCTTTTCTCACAAAGAGGGTTTCGGGGGGCTAGGAAAGGCTAAATAATTTATTCAGCTTTACCTAACTAATTAAGCCTTTATTTCAGCCTTTATTCCCGAGACCATCTTTTTCGCTTAAATTTTTAAAGGCGCTTTTATCTTAATCTAATTAATCTAATGTGCTTTACCCCTAcccaaattcctttttttaccCTTATCTACTCTGCTTTAGAACCCCTTAACTAATTCTACAAAGAACCATTATTTCTTTCGCTTACGTTTTTGAAGGCGCCTTATTCTTCGTTTTGTTATCGGTCTAACCTAGGTAATTATGCTTTAGGAGTACTAAGTAATTAGCCTATTGGGGTTGGCCTTGGATCCAGCTAAAGTTGGCCTAAGGGAATAATTGAAGGCCACTGTCAATCCTTACCGCATTGTGAAGTGCGTTATTGTTTCGTTATTACACTAATAGCGCCCTGCTAGGGCGGTACTTGTGCCTGGTTATGTCCTAATCACCGACTAATGGTCACACAAAAATATGTTAAAGTTTAGTTTATATATTTAGCGTGGTAACGACAAACCGAGTATAACAAATGGAATCGAAATAGCTGGTAGAATGGTACACACTTTTGGCACAAACAGCAGACTTGAATAGATACGTACCAGCAAAGTGCAACAGATTATAAGAATTCTTTAGTGATCAAGGTTATAAGATAATGTCGGATATTGATGGGGAGCAGCTTGTATTTAGTCAGACGTGAGGGTGGGCGGGGCATATGTTAATTACATGAATAGTGTGATAAAAGACTGTGAAATTGTCTTGTTTAGAGATTTTTTTATGAcgcccccccaaaaaaaatatatatatatatttaaatgaaatttaaattttattataatatCAGCTCCAGGCGTCCTGTTCATATTAATTAAAACACCGCTGTGCCTCCTATTGCCGAAGTAAACTTCAAATGCTTTATTAGAACCAACAGATTGCCTGAATTTTGGTTATGTCAAACGAGCAAAGTCGAAGGATAAGCAGATTCCCTTTCCTGGAAATGATCTCCGAAGCATCTTTTTCTATATAATCCAATCGCCATTTCTAAGAAACTTCTGTATGTTTCAGATGACCCTAAGTCGACGATCATCTGCCAGCCCGGCCCAGTCTCCTACAACATGTCGCTGGCCAATGGCATTAACGCGGGTGTGTTTACTCCAATCCACACTACGACCAGCATGCCTCAGTGCATCCGGGAATCCTGCAACCGAAGGGCGGGTCACGTGGCTTTTCTGATCGAGAACAGCTGCTTTATGGTCAGTTGTTTCGAAAAGAAGTATTGTGAACCGGTCGCCAACGACGGGCCTAATCTGCTGAAGGTGCAGTTAGCGCATTATACCTACTTTGGTAAGTGATgcagatgatggtgatgatggtagcgatgatgatgatggcgatgacgaCGAcagttatgatgatggtgatgataatgataatggtgttaataatgatgatgatgatgatgatgatgatggtgttgataatgataatgatgattttgttgataatgatgatgatggtggtggtgataatgatgatgattatggtggtgataatgataatgatgatggtgttgataatgatgatgatggttatggtgatgattatggtggtgataatgataatggtgttgataatgatgatgatgatggtggtgataatgatgatggttatggtgatgatgatggttgttgTGGTAGTGGTATGATGACGGcaataatggtggtgatggtgttgattattttggtgatggtaatgatgatgctTATGGTGGTGATATTGACGGTGATGGTAattgttatgatgatgaattaTTTCTTTCTCCACAACGTGTCTCTCACTCCATCCCCAGAGGCAGCGCCAAACTACACTAAGTTCCCGCACACCATTTACGTTAAGGAGAATAACGATATTGGTCAGTTCATTATCAACCTTCACGCAAAGACGCAAAGTAGGGAGGCAGGGCTGAACGCCCCCGTGACATTCTCCATAGCGGAAGGTAACGTTTGACGACAAATGTGTTGTAAATTGGTCGATAGAAGATCTAGCCTTAGGTGAAAGGAACCGTCATTGGGCGTTGGTTCAAATCACTAAGGAACAGCCCCAGGCATTTTGGATTTCGATTCGTGTGTTGCTCTGTCTCCGTAGAGAGAAGCTCAGTAGATAAAAGCAGGAATGTCTGAGTCGAATACCCTATCTAGTACCTTGACTtgtttatttgcttatttgctTACATGTTTGTTAACTTATAACTTATTAATTGTTAACGTGTTTGTTTACCTACTTATTTACCCGTGTACTTGTTTGTTAACTCATTTGTTTACATATTTACTAACTTGTTTGGTTACTTGTTAATAGGTAACGAGGAAAGTATCTTCAAACTTATCAACTACCCTCGTAATAACAGCGCCTCGCTGATCCTTCAGCGTGAACTCGACCGTGAGGTCGCATCGGGGTATAACCTTACTATCAAAGCTCTCAACATCCACGAGAACAAATTCCGACTCGCGCATATACGGATAGTCGTTATCGACGAGAACGATAATGCGCCTACTTTCCCACCGAGTGGATATCACACGACGATATTCACCAACGTTACGGAAGGGCAGGAGATATTCAGAGTTAATGCGATTGACGTAGACACAGGAGATAATGCAAACATCAGGTATCATCTGCTGAACCATCAGCAGTTGTTCAGTATAATGCCCAAGACTGGTGTCCTAGTGAAGACTAAGGAACGCTTCGCTATTGATAGGACTAGGAACTTTACGGTGATCGTCGTTGCGATTAACGGCGAGTTCAAGAACGTTGGCACTGTCACGATTACCGTGCACCCTGTGAACGAGAGGAGACCGACTTTTCTGAAGCGGAATTACGAGGTGAAGGTATCGGAGGCCGTGCAAGTAGGTACATCGGTAGCGAAGGTTTTCGCCGCAGACCCGGATTACGGAAATTTAGGGAAGTTAAGGTACTCGATTCTCACCGAGAGCTGTCCTTTCTTTGGTATCGATGACGATGGAGTGATCAGGAATGTGCAGCCATTGACGCGGCATGGGGGTGAGAATTGCACGTTAGAGATCACAGCTCAAGATAGCGGGATACCACCCCTCGAAACACCACGCCCTGCTACGGTTAGCATCGTTATAGAGCCTGTCGAGAATCTCAAGTTCGATGTACCGGTGTACGAGATTTCCATCCCAGAGAATATCATCCTGGGCTCTGAGATTCTTACTGTAAGAGCCGTTGCAGGCTCGGGGAATCGGAGAAACCCTCGGAAGATTGTTTACTCTATTGAGAATATCGACGGTGCGTTGAGCTTTAAGATTGGTAAACACACAGGCAGAATTACGACAAGGACTCACATCGACTATGAGAAGACCAAGGAGTATAGGTAAGACGGGTGTgagaaaaggggggggggggtggtggacGGGCGTGGCagggaagggagaggggtgAGGATGTAGCGGTGGGCACGTTGTGACAGGATTAATAGGAGGACGCATATCGACAGTGTGAAAGGGGAAGTTTGACGAGGGAGGGGGAAAGGGGGGTCGGGGTGAAGTGGTGGGCACGATGGGACATGATGGGATATGATGGGCACGATGGGACATGATAATGACAAGGACGCACATTTAAGGCGTACATGTTACATCGTCGAATTACAGGTAGAATCGTTCCGTAGTCTTTTCTTTCACCAGTACTTCTTCGATTTCGCCTTTTATCGCACCATATTATCAGTAACAGcatatgtttttgtattgtataCCGAATTGCatcatatttattattaagtgCTGTTACATGCGTTTTCTCTATTACATTCACAGACTTAATCTCGTGGCCAGAAACAGGAAGGAGATAGGTAAGGCAGACGGATGTTTGTGTCAAACAGGTTACAGTTCGTTTCAGACACGATATTGTCACAGTACGGTCACAGGATATGATAGAATGGCTATCTATGGATTGATTTGAAGTCACACAACGCGGTCACCAAATACTCACACAACACAGATGTTCACACAATACGGAATGGTCACACAATTAATGGTCACGCAATACGGAATGCTCACACAATACGGAATTGTCACACAATCAAATGATCACACGATATAATAAttgaataggggacttgcgctaagataTCATGcgacctttctgggtggcaaattcaaaacaaaataatcgaacaaaaaaaaaaaaaagaaatgactgCGCTCGCCTTACCAGAGaacgatgaaaaaaaaactttaattaAAACTTAAGCCTTAAAAAAAGCATTCTGGCTTTTTTCGTAAGCACTGaaaaagttgctttttgttgctgttatttggCCTGAGCGCGCGCCAGTTttccacccaaacagtcatgtgatctcttagcgcaagtcccgtATTGTCACATCGCACATAGTCCAGACCTCCTAGACGTGGACtgtctttgcgctcgacattctgacTTTCCCGTCGAGCGCACAGAGAATCCAGGCCTTGACTACATGGCAGAATACGTAGGACTGCGTTAGTCCAACGTTGTTTCTCTTATACTTTAATCTAAGCCAAAGCCTTCGATCACTGGCGAATCTTATTAAAAGCCCTTTTTCTCAAGTTATCCTTTGTTTCTCCAGACAAAGCGCTCGTTATCATCAGAGTCGACGACCTGAATGACAACAAGCCGCGCTTTGTTCTCCCCGTCTACAACAAGGTCATCAGCGAGAACACAACAGTCGACGCGACCATCCTACGAGTCACTGCCAACGACGCGGACTCAGGCGAAAACGCGCGGCTTAACTACGCCATCGAGACCGGAAACACGAACGATACGTTCGCCTTGGATACCAGCACGGGGGAGCTCAGGCTTCATAAGTCTTTACGAGGAAAACACTACTACTTCTATAACCTGACTTTGACCGCGAAGGACCAGGGCGAGCCGGCCATGACCTCTGACCCCGTTCACGTGTTCATCAAGGTGCAACGTCATGATTCGGGGCCGACAAAGCGGCCGACATTCCCAGTACCCATCTACCTGGCCACCGTCAATGAGAGCACGCCGCTGTACACGGAGATATTGCGCGTGCGGGCGCGGAATGAGAGGAAGTACGAGGGAAGCATTAGTTATTTTCTGAGTCATATTTCCGGTGGCGATAAAGAGGGCGATGTTGACCTGCACTTTGGAGTGAATTCCCAGACGGGCGCCATCAGACTAAACAAGAAGCTGGATTATGAGAAGACCAAGAGATACGTGTTCCTTGTGGGGGCTATTGGTAGGTTGCGAATCCCTCTGTAATGCGGGCACAGTCACCTCGTTTAGACTATGTCTAAGTATTAGAAACCTCTTTATAACGGTTACTGGGTAGGTTGCGAATCCCTTTGTAATGCGGGCACATTCACCTCGTGCAGACTATATCTAAGTATAAGAAACATCTTTATAAGGGGTACTGGGTAGGTTGCGAATCCCTCTTTAATGCAAGAAAGTCAACTCGTGTAGATTATGTCTAAGTATTCGGAACCTCTGTATAACGGGTACTGGTACTGTCGTGGGGACTATTTCTAGTATCAGCAGGAGCCACTGTTTATTTGGCACGGTTACAGCTCGTTGGGACTATTTCTTAGTATCGTAGCCCACAATATATCGGGCACGGTAACCCGACGTGCGCATTTTTTCGCCTGTGGACACTTGACTTGAGTGTCCAAACGTGCGCATTCTTCGCCTGTGTGCACGGCACACGTGCAATCCTAGTCCAAACGTGCGCATTCTTCGCCTGTGTTCACGGCACACGTGCAATCCTAGCTTACACTATTATTTCTGTGTCCAAACGTGCGCATTCTTCGCCTGTGGGCACGGCACTCGTATAAACCTAGCTTAcactttattatttctttgtcCAGACTTGCGCACTTCTTCGCCTGTGGACACGGCACTCGTATAAACCTTGCTTACACTTAATTATTTCTGTGTCCAGATGTGCGCACTGCCTCGCCTGTGGATACGGTTCTGGTGCGGATCCTTGTTCAGGACGTGAATGACAACAGACCTGAGTTCTATCAGTACAGGTACTCACGAGTCTTCTTGAAAGAGCCGCCGCTCTACTACGCCGTAGACACCGTCATGGCGAAAGACGCGGATTCGGGACAAAACGGCAGGCTGTCTTACTGGATATCAGGCGGTAACGAGGGAAACTTCTTCGCCATCGACTCCAGGTAAGCTGCAGGTATAAGTACCATAGCACATAGGGTAAAAAGGGAGATACTAAACAGCTCTTACTCGCGggtaataaaacattaaaaaatttGAGACTTCATAAATTCCCGTACCTCCCAGGCAAACAAGGACAATAACATTTTTATCATACACCGTTTTGCGGGAAAAATACATCccaagtgttgtgttgtttctGGGTCGTCCGTACGGTAATCAACCAATGAAATCGCGCGTAGTACGGTAATCAACCAATGAGCTCGCGCGTAGTACGGTAACCTACCAATGAGATCGCGCGCAGCACTGTAGGTGTTTAAAGAAAGGGAGTAGTTGGTTATGTAGGGCAACGGTTACATTTCGAGATGGGGCATAAAAAGAGCAGATGTGAAAACAATTGGAGAGGGTAAAGCAAATCCTAGTCTACTGCTTAAATTGACGAAAACTCAGACTTAACCAGATCAAGTCAGATCTCccaattttctaaaaaaaaattgtctaaAAGAGCAATGATCTCAGATCTCAATAGTTGAATCTCCCCATCACCTCTTACCGTAACCACACCCTTGAAAGAAATGCCATCTTTTCTCCCGAACTCGTGGCTAAAGGTTCTGTCTCTTGTTTTCAGGACGGGCGTGGTAAAGACGTCACGCATGCTTCAGCGTCAAACTCTACGTCTGTTCAACTTGACCATCTCAGTCGCCGACCAAGGTTCTCCACCAATGAAGAGTGAAAAAGACGCACTAGTACAGGTAGTGTGACACTCACGTGACACCCTTTATCATGTACACGTGCCACGCGCTAGAGCAAATGCTACGACCTTGTACACATGCCATATACTCGTACACATGTCAAGCACTCATACACTTTTAACGTTCTTTTACGTGTAGCCTGGTACATCATTATAGATCAGATCAGGCTGGCGTATATGTC from Nematostella vectensis chromosome 8, jaNemVect1.1, whole genome shotgun sequence encodes:
- the LOC5515291 gene encoding cadherin EGF LAG seven-pass G-type receptor 1 isoform X4 — protein: MLDGSAILKCHYSRFRNGGNWNFNGVSNNVFSLEASKKSSGNIWRKLARMLRPSELINSIFVLCSLLLLTECSLINDPKSTIICQPGPVSYNMSLANGINAGVFTPIHTTTSMPQCIRESCNRRAGHVAFLIENSCFMVSCFEKKYCEPVANDGPNLLKVQLAHYTYFEAAPNYTKFPHTIYVKENNDIGQFIINLHAKTQSREAGLNAPVTFSIAEGNEESIFKLINYPRNNSASLILQRELDREVASGYNLTIKALNIHENKFRLAHIRIVVIDENDNAPTFPPSGYHTTIFTNVTEGQEIFRVNAIDVDTGDNANIRYHLLNHQQLFSIMPKTGVLVKTKERFAIDRTRNFTVIVVAINGEFKNVGTVTITVHPVNERRPTFLKRNYEVKVSEAVQVGTSVAKVFAADPDYGNLGKLRYSILTESCPFFGIDDDGVIRNVQPLTRHGGENCTLEITAQDSGIPPLETPRPATVSIVIEPVENLKFDVPVYEISIPENIILGSEILTVRAVAGSGNRRNPRKIVYSIENIDGALSFKIGKHTGRITTRTHIDYEKTKEYRLNLVARNRKEIDKALVIIRVDDLNDNKPRFVLPVYNKVISENTTVDATILRVTANDADSGENARLNYAIETGNTNDTFALDTSTGELRLHKSLRGKHYYFYNLTLTAKDQGEPAMTSDPVHVFIKVQRHDSGPTKRPTFPVPIYLATVNESTPLYTEILRVRARNERKYEGSISYFLSHISGGDKEGDVDLHFGVNSQTGAIRLNKKLDYEKTKRYVFLVGAIDVRTASPVDTVLVRILVQDVNDNRPEFYQYRYSRVFLKEPPLYYAVDTVMAKDADSGQNGRLSYWISGGNEGNFFAIDSRTGVVKTSRMLQRQTLRLFNLTISVADQGSPPMKSEKDALVQVLIFHPISLHMTLVETSETTMRLQFNLKYMDINNIKTFGVIVQEYVNHDSFEMYTKRPPLTWFLVHFIQKENQYMHRYVSLEVENSLEIMSKSMLEVIIGNEKNCDDKSRAKTICNGPLSAGAKYRFQLRVHLKSSGPFRDMSYKDSDFSDAFFTGISAAQETYKKESKRNYDAVVYTVGTALILVIVLAFLRGFYRLKLDRKRIHEEKKRKISYPVSNPRFQDPESPVEKIKTPGQGRKLVVVNAEKGSEMSRSDEDEGSSPDSALGHSERMELLRKQFLSAFRTKASTANGLI
- the LOC5515291 gene encoding cadherin EGF LAG seven-pass G-type receptor 1 isoform X5: MLDGSAILKCHYSRFRNGGNWNFNGVSNNVFSLEASKKSSGNIWRKLARMLRPSELINSIFVLCSLLLLTECSLINDPKSTIICQPGPVSYNMSLANGINAGVFTPIHTTTSMPQCIRESCNRRAGHVAFLIENSCFMVSCFEKKYCEPVANDGPNLLKVQLAHYTYFEAAPNYTKFPHTIYVKENNDIGQFIINLHAKTQSREAGLNAPVTFSIAEGNEESIFKLINYPRNNSASLILQRELDREVASGYNLTIKALNIHENKFRLAHIRIVVIDENDNAPTFPPSGYHTTIFTNVTEGQEIFRVNAIDVDTGDNANIRYHLLNHQQLFSIMPKTGVLVKTKERFAIDRTRNFTVIVVAINGEFKNVGTVTITVHPVNERRPTFLKRNYEVKVSEAVQVGTSVAKVFAADPDYGNLGKLRYSILTESCPFFGIDDDGVIRNVQPLTRHGGENCTLEITAQDSGIPPLETPRPATVSIVIEPVENLKFDVPVYEISIPENIILGSEILTVRAVAGSGNRRNPRKIVYSIENIDGALSFKIGKHTGRITTRTHIDYEKTKEYRLNLVARNRKEIDKALVIIRVDDLNDNKPRFVLPVYNKVISENTTVDATILRVTANDADSGENARLNYAIETGNTNDTFALDTSTGELRLHKSLRGKHYYFYNLTLTAKDQGEPAMTSDPVHVFIKVQRHDSGPTKRPTFPVPIYLATVNESTPLYTEILRVRARNERKYEGSISYFLSHISGGDKEGDVDLHFGVNSQTGAIRLNKKLDYEKTKRYVFLVGAIDVRTASPVDTVLVRILVQDVNDNRPEFYQYRYSRVFLKEPPLYYAVDTVMAKDADSGQNGRLSYWISGGNEGNFFAIDSRTGVVKTSRMLQRQTLRLFNLTISVADQGSPPMKSEKDALVQVLIFHPISLHMTLVETSETTMRLQFNLKYMDINNIKTFGVIVQEYVNHDSFEMYTKRPPLTWFLVHFIQKENQYMHRYVSLEVENSLEIMSKSMLEVIIGNEKNCDDKSRAKTICNGPLSAGAKYRFQLRVHLKSSGPFRDMSYKDSDFSDAFFTGISAAQETYKKESKRNYDAVVYTVGTALILVIVLAFLRGFYRLKLDRKRIHEEKKRKISYPVSNPRFQDPESPVEKIKTPGQGRKLVVVNAEKGSEMSRSDEDEGSSPDSALGTCPSWPSEPAQPENVKPAYFSFDL